One segment of Mycobacterium spongiae DNA contains the following:
- a CDS encoding ABC transporter ATP-binding protein, producing MGQQPIVQLRNLSRCFQEGDTQRQVLDHITADFEPGEFVALLGHSGSGKSTLLNLISGIEKPSTGDVTINGFAMTRKSERDRTLFRRDQIGIVFQFFNLIPTLTVLENITLPQELGGVPQRRAAGVARDLLKKVGMAGCESSFPDKLSGGEQQRVAISRALAHDPILVLADEPTGNLDNNTGDRVLALLLDLTHKAGKTLIMATHSRQVVHHADRVLNLEGGKLIPGMSPENPATAHMGSLPIT from the coding sequence ATGGGCCAGCAACCCATCGTTCAGCTCAGGAACCTCAGCCGTTGCTTTCAAGAGGGCGACACCCAACGACAAGTCTTAGACCACATCACCGCTGATTTTGAACCAGGTGAGTTTGTCGCGTTACTGGGTCATAGCGGGAGTGGCAAAAGCACCTTGCTGAACCTCATCAGTGGCATCGAAAAGCCGAGCACAGGTGACGTCACTATCAACGGCTTCGCGATGACCAGGAAAAGCGAGCGGGATCGGACACTCTTTCGGCGTGATCAGATTGGCATCGTGTTCCAATTTTTCAACCTGATCCCGACGCTTACCGTGCTCGAAAATATTACCCTGCCCCAGGAGCTGGGAGGGGTACCTCAAAGAAGAGCGGCCGGCGTGGCCCGTGACTTATTGAAGAAAGTGGGCATGGCGGGATGCGAAAGCTCTTTTCCCGACAAACTCTCGGGTGGCGAACAGCAACGGGTGGCCATTTCTCGAGCGTTGGCGCACGACCCCATACTGGTGCTCGCCGATGAGCCCACGGGTAACCTTGACAACAATACGGGAGATAGAGTACTTGCTCTCCTACTCGATCTCACGCATAAAGCGGGTAAGACGCTAATCATGGCCACGCATAGCCGCCAGGTGGTTCATCATGCTGACCGGGTCCTCAATCTAGAAGGCGGCAAATTGATACCCGGCATGTCTCCCGAAAACCCCGCGACAGCTCACATGGGTTCCTTACCCATCACGTGA
- a CDS encoding MogA/MoaB family molybdenum cofactor biosynthesis protein codes for MKVDAQWSEPGYTVAPMEQRAELVVGRALVVVVDDRTAHGDEDHSGPLVTELLTEAGFVVDGVVAVAADEVEIRNALNTAVIGGVDLVVSVGGTGVTPRDVTPEATRDILDREILGIAEAVRASGLSAGIIDAGLSRGVAGMSGSTLVVNLAGSRYAVRDGMATLNPLASNIIGQLSSLDI; via the coding sequence ATGAAGGTCGACGCACAGTGGTCAGAGCCCGGATATACGGTTGCACCCATGGAACAGCGCGCGGAATTGGTAGTCGGCCGGGCACTTGTCGTCGTCGTGGACGATCGCACCGCGCACGGCGATGAAGACCACAGCGGTCCGCTTGTCACTGAGCTGCTCACGGAGGCGGGTTTCGTGGTCGACGGAGTGGTCGCGGTCGCAGCGGACGAGGTCGAGATCCGCAATGCGCTGAATACGGCGGTGATCGGCGGGGTGGATCTGGTGGTGTCCGTCGGGGGGACGGGAGTGACGCCTCGTGATGTCACCCCGGAGGCCACCCGGGACATTCTCGACCGGGAAATCCTGGGCATCGCCGAGGCGGTCCGCGCCTCGGGGTTGTCAGCCGGAATCATCGACGCCGGATTGTCGCGCGGTGTGGCGGGTATGTCTGGCAGCACGTTGGTGGTCAACCTCGCCGGATCCCGGTACGCGGTTCGTGACGGAATGGCGACGTTGAATCCGCTGGCCTCCAATATCATCGGCCAGTTGTCGAGCCTGGACATCTGA
- the rpmF gene encoding 50S ribosomal protein L32, with translation MATPKRRMSRANTRSRRSQWKADRPELVSVTVAGQKHKVPRRLLKAARLGLIDLDRR, from the coding sequence ATGGCCACACCCAAGCGCAGAATGTCGCGAGCGAACACTCGAAGCCGTCGTTCGCAGTGGAAGGCCGACCGGCCCGAGCTGGTCAGCGTCACGGTGGCTGGGCAGAAGCACAAGGTGCCGCGGCGGCTCCTCAAGGCGGCCCGTCTGGGTCTCATCGATCTGGATCGCCGCTAG
- a CDS encoding acyclic terpene utilization AtuA family protein, with amino-acid sequence MRIGNCSGFYGDRLSAMREMLTGGDLDYITGDYLAELTMLILGRDRMKDPDRGYAKTFLTQLEECLGLAQDRGVRIVANAGGLNPAGLASAVRALAERLGIPARIAHVEGDDLQPRAAELGLGTPLTANAYLGAWGIVDCLQAGADVVVTGRVTDASVIVGSAAAHFGWARDDYDQLAGAVVAGHVIECGVQATGGNYAFFTEVPAIPGLLHAGFPLAEVHADGSSVITKHPGTGGLVSVDTVTAQLLYEITGARYANPDVTARMDSIELASDGPDRVRISGVIGEPPPPTYKVSLNSIGGFRNAITFVLTGLDIEAKADLVQRQLEAALTVKPAELEWTLARTDHSDADTEEAASALLHCVVRDPDPANVGRPFSSAAVELALASYPGFTVTAPPSAGQVYGVFTPGYVDATEVPHVAVHADGTRTTIPCATDTLELAPADTPALPDPLPAGPTRRAPLGLVAGARSGDKGGSANVGVWVRTDEQWRWLANELTVELLKQLLPEAADLSVTRHVLPSLRAVNFVIDQILGEGVAYQARFDPQAKGLGEWLRSRHVDIPERLL; translated from the coding sequence GTGCGTATCGGGAACTGCTCGGGCTTCTACGGCGATCGCCTGTCAGCGATGCGCGAAATGCTCACCGGTGGCGACCTCGACTACATCACCGGCGACTACCTGGCCGAGCTGACCATGCTTATTCTCGGCCGCGACCGGATGAAGGATCCCGACCGCGGCTACGCCAAGACCTTTCTCACCCAACTCGAGGAATGCCTGGGACTGGCCCAGGACCGCGGAGTGCGCATCGTCGCCAATGCCGGGGGGCTCAACCCGGCGGGGCTGGCCAGCGCGGTACGGGCATTGGCCGAGCGTCTGGGCATCCCGGCGCGCATCGCCCACGTCGAAGGCGACGACCTACAGCCCCGCGCGGCTGAACTGGGATTGGGCACCCCCCTGACGGCAAACGCCTACCTGGGTGCGTGGGGCATTGTCGACTGCCTACAGGCGGGTGCCGACGTCGTCGTCACCGGCCGGGTCACCGATGCCTCGGTGATCGTCGGGTCCGCGGCGGCACACTTCGGTTGGGCCCGCGACGACTACGACCAGCTCGCCGGCGCTGTGGTCGCTGGCCACGTTATCGAATGCGGCGTGCAGGCAACCGGCGGCAACTACGCGTTCTTCACCGAGGTCCCGGCAATCCCGGGCCTACTGCACGCCGGTTTCCCACTGGCCGAGGTGCATGCCGACGGCTCGTCGGTCATTACCAAGCATCCCGGTACCGGTGGTCTGGTCAGCGTCGACACAGTCACTGCGCAGCTGTTGTACGAAATCACCGGAGCCCGGTATGCCAACCCCGATGTGACGGCCCGGATGGACAGCATCGAACTGGCCAGCGACGGCCCCGACCGGGTGCGCATCAGCGGCGTGATCGGCGAACCACCGCCGCCCACGTACAAGGTTTCGTTGAACAGCATCGGCGGATTCCGCAACGCCATCACATTTGTGCTCACGGGCCTGGACATCGAGGCGAAGGCCGACTTGGTCCAGCGTCAGCTCGAGGCCGCACTGACCGTCAAGCCCGCCGAGCTGGAGTGGACCCTGGCCCGCACCGACCATAGCGACGCCGACACCGAGGAAGCCGCGAGCGCGTTGTTGCACTGCGTTGTCCGTGATCCCGATCCGGCCAACGTCGGGCGCCCATTCTCCTCCGCGGCGGTCGAATTGGCGCTCGCGAGCTATCCGGGGTTCACAGTCACCGCCCCGCCCAGTGCGGGTCAGGTCTACGGCGTCTTCACGCCCGGCTATGTCGACGCCACCGAGGTGCCGCACGTCGCCGTGCACGCCGATGGGACGCGCACCACAATCCCGTGTGCCACCGACACTCTCGAGTTGGCTCCAGCCGACACCCCGGCGCTTCCCGACCCGCTGCCGGCCGGCCCGACGCGGCGGGCGCCGCTGGGCCTCGTCGCGGGTGCCCGCAGCGGCGACAAGGGCGGGTCGGCCAATGTCGGGGTCTGGGTACGCACCGACGAGCAGTGGCGCTGGCTGGCCAACGAGCTAACCGTCGAGCTGCTCAAGCAGCTGCTGCCCGAGGCGGCCGACCTCTCTGTGACGCGCCACGTGCTGCCCAGTTTGCGAGCGGTGAACTTCGTCATCGATCAGATCCTCGGGGAGGGAGTCGCCTACCAGGCGCGATTCGATCCGCAGGCCAAGGGGCTGGGCGAATGGCTGCGCAGCCGCCACGTCGATATTCCCGAAAGGCTCTTGTGA
- the mprA gene encoding two-component system response regulator MprA, producing MRILVVDDDRAVRESLRRSLSFNGYSVELAHDGVEALDMIASDRPDALVLDVMMPRLDGLEVCRQLRSTGDDLPILVLTARDSVSERVAGLDAGADDYLPKPFALEELLARMRALLRRTKPDDTVESVAMRFSDLTLDPTTREVTRGQRRISLTRTEFALLEMLIANPRRVLTRSRILEEVWGFDFPTSGNALEVYVGYLRRKTEADGEPRLIHTVRGVGYVLRETPP from the coding sequence GTGCGGATTCTGGTCGTCGACGACGATCGCGCGGTGCGCGAGTCGCTGCGCAGATCGCTTTCCTTCAACGGTTACTCCGTCGAGCTTGCCCATGACGGGGTCGAAGCCCTCGACATGATCGCCAGCGATCGGCCCGACGCGCTGGTCCTCGATGTCATGATGCCGCGTTTGGACGGCCTCGAGGTATGCCGTCAGCTGCGCAGCACCGGGGATGACCTGCCGATCCTGGTACTGACCGCTCGAGACTCGGTTTCTGAGCGGGTTGCCGGCCTCGATGCCGGCGCCGACGACTACTTGCCGAAGCCATTTGCACTCGAAGAGTTGTTGGCGCGAATGCGGGCGCTGCTGCGCCGGACCAAGCCCGATGACACCGTCGAGTCGGTGGCAATGAGGTTCTCCGACCTCACGCTCGACCCGACAACCCGCGAAGTCACCCGGGGGCAGCGGCGGATCAGCCTGACGCGCACTGAATTCGCATTGCTCGAGATGCTGATTGCCAACCCGCGACGGGTGCTCACCCGCAGTCGCATCCTTGAGGAGGTGTGGGGATTCGACTTTCCCACCTCGGGTAACGCGTTGGAAGTCTACGTGGGGTATCTACGCCGCAAGACCGAGGCCGATGGCGAGCCGCGGCTGATCCACACCGTGCGCGGAGTGGGCTACGTGCTACGCGAAACACCGCCCTGA
- a CDS encoding HAMP domain-containing sensor histidine kinase has translation MFSFGRSRRGGRAPLRATSSLSLRWRVMLLAMSMVAMVVVLMSFAVYAVISAALYSDIDDQLQSRAQLLITSGSLAADPAKAIEGTAYSDVNAMLVNPGRSIYTAQQPGQTLPVGGPEKAVIHGDLFMSQRTAADQRVLAIHLPNGSSLIISKSLRPTEAVMSKLRFVLLMVGGVGVSIAAIAGGMVTRAGLRPVGRLTEAAERVARTDDLRPIPVFGSDELARLTEAFNLMLRALAESRERQARFVTDAGHELRTPLTSLRTNVELLMASMEPGAPRLPEQEMVDLRADVLAQIEELSTLVGDLVDLTRGDAGEAVHEPVEMTDIIDRTLERVRRRRNDIDFDVQVDPWQVYGDSAGLSRAALNLMDNAAKWSPPGGQVVVKLKQLDPSHAELVVSDDGPGIPLSERRLVFERFYRSASARAMPGSGLGLAIVKQVVLNHGGSVRLADTVPGRQPPGTSIHILLPGRPMPTVEYPTSDEAESVDDGSDDGANFRGSANVISVDSQSARAR, from the coding sequence ATGTTCTCTTTCGGCCGGTCACGGCGGGGTGGCCGGGCTCCGCTTCGAGCCACGAGCTCGCTGTCCCTGCGGTGGCGGGTGATGCTGCTGGCAATGTCCATGGTGGCGATGGTCGTCGTGTTGATGTCGTTCGCCGTTTACGCGGTGATCTCCGCGGCACTGTATAGCGATATCGATGACCAGCTGCAGAGTCGCGCTCAGCTGCTCATCACCAGCGGTTCGCTGGCCGCCGATCCGGCAAAGGCTATCGAGGGCACGGCCTATTCGGATGTCAACGCGATGCTGGTGAACCCGGGCCGGTCGATCTATACCGCCCAACAACCGGGCCAGACCCTCCCGGTCGGCGGGCCGGAGAAGGCAGTGATCCACGGCGACTTGTTCATGTCGCAGCGCACCGCGGCCGACCAACGGGTGCTTGCCATCCACCTGCCCAACGGCAGTTCGCTGATCATCTCCAAGAGCTTGCGGCCGACTGAAGCCGTGATGAGCAAACTGCGCTTTGTGCTGCTGATGGTCGGCGGCGTCGGGGTGTCGATTGCCGCGATAGCCGGCGGGATGGTCACCCGGGCCGGGTTGCGGCCGGTCGGTCGGCTGACCGAAGCCGCCGAACGAGTCGCACGCACCGACGACCTGCGGCCCATCCCGGTTTTTGGCAGCGACGAGCTGGCTAGGCTCACTGAGGCGTTCAACTTGATGCTGCGGGCATTGGCGGAATCTCGGGAACGACAGGCACGGTTCGTTACTGACGCCGGACACGAATTGCGCACCCCGCTGACATCGCTACGTACCAACGTCGAACTGCTGATGGCATCGATGGAACCCGGAGCGCCCCGGCTACCTGAGCAGGAAATGGTCGATCTACGGGCCGATGTGCTAGCCCAGATTGAGGAATTGTCCACGCTGGTCGGCGATCTGGTGGACCTTACTCGAGGCGATGCCGGTGAGGCCGTGCACGAGCCGGTCGAGATGACCGACATCATTGACCGCACCCTGGAACGAGTCAGGCGGCGCCGCAACGATATTGACTTCGACGTGCAGGTGGATCCCTGGCAGGTGTACGGCGATTCCGCAGGGTTGTCGAGGGCGGCGCTGAACCTCATGGACAATGCGGCCAAATGGAGCCCGCCGGGCGGCCAGGTGGTCGTGAAATTGAAGCAGCTGGACCCGTCACACGCAGAGCTGGTGGTGTCGGACGATGGCCCGGGCATTCCCCTCTCGGAGCGGCGTCTGGTGTTCGAACGCTTCTACCGATCAGCGTCAGCCCGGGCCATGCCGGGTTCCGGTCTGGGGTTGGCCATCGTCAAACAGGTCGTGCTCAACCACGGTGGATCCGTGCGCCTGGCGGATACCGTTCCGGGACGCCAGCCCCCAGGGACGTCGATTCACATACTCCTACCCGGGCGCCCCATGCCGACCGTGGAGTACCCAACGAGCGACGAAGCCGAGTCCGTCGACGACGGATCTGACGACGGCGCGAACTTTCGGGGTTCCGCGAACGTTATCTCAGTGGATTCTCAGTCAGCGCGCGCAAGGTAG
- a CDS encoding S1C family serine protease, whose amino-acid sequence MTNHPRYSPPPQQPGYRNAPNQPVPPAYAQGQQAYNQQFDWRYQQSQPTQYRQSFDALSGSGPGPLPGAAGSGPVSGATGPGTGPGAIPGMLPPMAPPPAVVPQRRPRGGMLAIGALAIAVVSAGIGGAAASIVELNRSPAGGSGDTIAASSSPSVPAANMPAGSVEQVAAKVVPSVVMLETDMGRQSEEGSGIILSADGLILTNNHVVAAAAKPPANGPEPKTTVTFSDGRTASFTVVGADPTSDIAVVRVRGVSGLTPIAVGSSADLRVGQPVLAIGSPLGLEGTVTTGIVSALNRPVSTTGEAGNQNTVLDAIQTDAAINPGNSGGALVNMSGQLVGVNSAIATLGADSADAQSGSIGLGFAIPVDQAKRIADELISTGTASHASLGVQVTNDKATPGAKIVEVVAGGAAADAGVPKGVVVTKVDDRPINSADALVAAVRSKAPGAKVVLTYQDPSGGSRKVEVTLGKAEQ is encoded by the coding sequence ATGACGAATCACCCGAGGTATTCGCCACCGCCGCAGCAACCGGGATACCGTAACGCGCCTAATCAGCCTGTGCCGCCCGCGTATGCCCAAGGGCAGCAAGCGTACAACCAACAGTTCGACTGGCGTTACCAGCAATCCCAGCCGACCCAATACCGGCAGTCGTTCGACGCGCTCAGTGGCAGCGGCCCGGGTCCGTTGCCCGGTGCTGCCGGGTCGGGTCCGGTGTCCGGGGCTACCGGGCCGGGGACCGGACCGGGTGCGATACCCGGGATGCTTCCGCCGATGGCGCCGCCTCCGGCTGTGGTCCCCCAACGACGACCTCGTGGTGGCATGTTGGCCATCGGGGCATTGGCCATCGCGGTGGTATCCGCCGGGATCGGCGGCGCGGCCGCATCGATCGTTGAGTTGAACCGGTCGCCCGCGGGTGGCAGCGGCGACACCATAGCTGCCAGCTCGTCTCCCAGTGTCCCGGCCGCAAACATGCCGGCGGGCTCGGTCGAGCAGGTTGCCGCCAAGGTGGTGCCTAGTGTGGTCATGCTGGAGACCGATATGGGCCGTCAATCGGAGGAGGGCTCCGGCATCATCCTGTCTGCCGACGGGCTCATCTTGACCAACAACCATGTGGTTGCGGCCGCAGCCAAACCCCCCGCCAACGGTCCGGAGCCGAAGACGACCGTGACCTTCTCAGACGGCCGTACCGCGTCGTTCACGGTGGTCGGTGCCGATCCGACCAGTGATATCGCCGTCGTCCGGGTTCGGGGCGTGTCCGGCCTCACCCCGATCGCCGTCGGTTCGTCGGCGGACCTGCGGGTCGGCCAGCCGGTGCTCGCCATCGGGTCACCGCTGGGTTTGGAGGGCACCGTGACCACAGGGATCGTCAGCGCACTCAACCGGCCCGTATCGACGACAGGTGAGGCCGGAAACCAAAACACCGTGCTGGACGCCATCCAGACCGACGCGGCGATCAATCCCGGCAACTCGGGCGGCGCACTGGTCAACATGAGTGGTCAACTCGTCGGCGTCAACTCAGCCATCGCCACGCTGGGCGCGGACTCGGCCGATGCGCAGAGCGGCTCGATCGGCCTCGGATTCGCGATTCCAGTCGACCAAGCCAAGCGCATCGCCGATGAGTTGATCAGCACCGGCACCGCATCACATGCCTCCCTGGGCGTGCAGGTGACCAATGACAAGGCCACGCCGGGCGCCAAGATTGTCGAAGTGGTGGCCGGTGGTGCGGCTGCTGACGCCGGAGTGCCCAAGGGGGTAGTGGTTACCAAGGTCGATGACCGGCCGATCAACAGCGCCGACGCGTTGGTTGCTGCGGTGCGGTCCAAGGCACCGGGTGCCAAAGTGGTGCTGACCTATCAGGATCCCTCTGGGGGCAGCCGCAAGGTGGAGGTCACCCTAGGCAAGGCGGAGCAGTAA